The following DNA comes from Henckelia pumila isolate YLH828 unplaced genomic scaffold, ASM3356847v2 CTG_461:::fragment_3, whole genome shotgun sequence.
TTAGATAAGAAACAATACTTTCCTCTCTATGTTTTCTGATTCTCTTATCAGCAATGATACATAGAAGTTTTagctaaaatattaaaattaactaGAAGTTAATATGATCATTAACATATTTGGATACTAGTGTTGCAGTAAACAATTTTTTCCTTACAGGAAGGAGATTATTTCTTACACGATCGATGATGTATTTCTAACTTTAGGAGAAGCCAAGGAAACTCTCCACCATGACTTCCGCTTCTCAACTCTCTCTATACACTCCTCGGCATTTTCTTGATCAATATCCTCCGCGGGAAGCATTGGAAGAAGCGAGTTCGTACCAATAAGTGAAGAAGCGGAATAAGAAAATCCTTTTACTTGCTCAATCATTGCTCCTGGTCCTGTTAACTGACCGAATCTCATGACAGTGCCATCAACAGGACTAGCCTACAAAATAACAATATACAGcgaaaaagaaatttagaaaTTGCCGAGGGGAAATAGAAAGAAAGAATATAAATGAGCCTCGTTACCAGTTACCAGACAATATGGATCCGAATCAATGGGCCTCGAGCCCTCTTTCAACATGCGAACAAAAAAATCCTTCAGAGAAGCATACTCCTCCAAAGGTAGCTGAACCTCTTCCAAATCTGAATTACAAACACAAGATCTCAGCATACCACTACAAAGGCTTATCGAGAAAATAACCCATAGTTCAAAATTCCATAGAATGTCGATAACTAAAAAATGAGAAATCATACTAGAGTGAAATGCACGAGCCCATGCTTTATATACATATGGTCGCATCCAGATGGGAAGTTCCTAGTCAAGATTCTTTAGCATGTTATTATTAAGTCATAACATAATCGAGAATCAAAATGTCAAGAAACTCACCATGCTAGTCAAGGATCCCCAAAATCTTGAAATAGAGCGCAGAGGTAGCAATCTCAAGAATCTAGCCTATCAACAACAAGAGTGACATGTGATAAAGAATAATTACATCCAATAATATCGAAACTTGAACTAAGCATAAAATTTACCTTAGCATCAGGGTGAAACTCCAATTCAACTCCTTTTTCCCTTGCCTCTTCAATCTATTCCTCCAGTATTAGGGAAAATACATTATACATTAATCACAACTCATTGAATTAACAGTTTTTCAGAATGATGGATAAAATAATATGATTAGGTCAAAATATCAAAGCTATTGTAGCAATAGTCAATATGTTGAAGGAAAGATGAAAAATGTTGTCTCCAAAATACTAAAGAGCAACAGTTGAAGAAAACATATCATTTCTTTTAAAATATACAACAAAAATTAACAATCGAGGTGCTTCCAAAAAATAGGACCGCGAAGATAAATAAATTTCTATGATCAATGTACAAAATGTCATTCTAGAGAAAAAGACCCATGGCAATTTAAAAAGAGACTAATTTGCCATGATACTAGAAGATTTATAAAACATAGAAGATAGTGGTAGGGGGAAAAAAAGGGCCCTGTTGATTTATCGTTTTGTCACCTTTTTTGAACATGCTTCGTCACTAACACAGCAGAATCTTATTCATTATTTTGATAATTCTAAAACCAGCTTGCATCCCTTTTAGTTTCCTCTAGGTGAAAACAAGAAATGACAAGATTTTCACCTACAGGAAACTAAAAGGGATGCATTAAACAGGAAAAAAACACCAACAAATAATTCAGAACCAAAGAGCGCCCTACCCTACTCTGCTTAATCATTTTTTTCATCTGCTCCCACTCATACCAAATAGCAAATCATCACttctatatttattttgttaacTATGTCATCCTCGTAGAACATTATTCCAACATTTCATAACCATGACTGGATACTTAAATGTGGGGGCAGAAAAATTTTAAGGTTTACATTTTTATAAACAAAATTACCATTTTATCATGATAAAGCCGACGAGCATGAAGAGCACCAAGCATAACTATAGTTGCGACGGTTGCACCAGGCACCAACAAAAAATTTCCTGCACATAATTTAATCACTGAGTAATCAATGAGTTATTAGTATTGTGCACAATCAAGttctaaataacaaaacaaagaGTATTGAGAATGATATGCACTTACATAGGATAACACAGAAGAGGTAGTTGTATTCGATTTTCTCAAGTGTTGCAATATATACTTGACATTTTTTAATAAGAGAATATGAACACCAAACTTTGGGTTTCACATAAGTTGGGTATCTTTTAAAACCATTCAACATTTCAAGCACCATGTTTTTATTACTATAAAGCAAAGACATTGTTGTTTGCAACCCAATAACTAATTGCAACTATGTTAATTGAATATGTGGTCTCAACTCTGATACAAGTTATAGGATATAACTGACGGTAAAATGCAATTCAAACCTTTTACATTGCACAATATCTCATACACTAAGTTTCAATTGTAGTGTCATAAAGGCTATTATTGCTTCCGAGACTTGTGTTTGAAGTAACTAGAGCCTGGGAATTGGAAATGAATATGATACCACCAACTCTGGAAACAATTACATCGGTTGGTTATTTAGCTTCTCAAGTAGAGAAGTTTCCACCTAAGAGTCCAGTAACTAATTGTCTTCATCTATTACAAAATCAACTTTCTTTGTTGTTCAAACAATATTTCTTCCCCTATCACTATCACAACCGCTTCGCTGCATCAGTAACCAAATAAATACATTACATACAAGAAAAACTAAATCAAAAACAGTTTCAGATAACAGGACAAGCTTTAATATTTCCTACCAACCGTTCACCATTACATTTAAACTTCGTGAGATAAGAAATTAATCGAGCAACAGTATAAACATGAAATTCAGTTGAACCTTGCGAGCTGCTGCCATTGCCAGCACCTCCGGAAGACACTCGCGCTTGGGCGGGTTGTACTTTGCGGAGGAAAGTAGCGAAGCGGAAACGGCGGAGCTGATAAATTCTGTTGCAATTGGGAAAGGTAAATACCCGAGAATCCCTCCACTTCATCGTCCTCCCGCGAGTACAGTGCTGTGTTTATCTACAATATATACGCCGAGAAATTTTTTATCCAAACTCTCTCCGCTGCCTTAGAAAACCTCCCCGCCGCCGCTTTTGCCCTCTGCACACGGTGGTCGTTTCTGGTCAAAAATACAAACACACGCGTTTATATACATACTTGACTTTCGACCCCACACAATCTTTTCCTcgcattataaatttttttaaaaaagaaaaacgtatttcaaatttaaatttaattttaaaaaataaaaaaactatcattttttcaaaaactcccttattttaaatatacaaCCATACAAGTGTACTAACTTGCAATAATTATAACATGAACTTCATTTTGTATAGGTAAATGAGTAGTCTATCGTAAACGgtcaattatttttatatttataataaaaataatgtttttgataTGTGATAtcatttcatgaattttttttttttttttgtgaatatttaATTTCTAGATTCTTTTGATCCATTACTTAATTCAATTTTCTAGATTCTTTTGATCCAATACTAATTCAATGTGTTAATTTGAACTGAATACCAACATTATTAGGATAAACacatacataaaatattgttttaaaatttttaaacaatatatttaaatttaaatatgtaTACAGACATAAATCATAATCATATACAGATTAAGAACGTGTTAGGTCGAATAAGCCAACCGAAGTAAAACACT
Coding sequences within:
- the LOC140872159 gene encoding phosphatidylserine decarboxylase proenzyme 1, mitochondrial — encoded protein: MKWRDSRVFTFPNCNRIYQLRRFRFATFLRKVQPAQARVSSGGAGNGSSSQGNFLLVPGATVATIVMLGALHARRLYHDKMIEEAREKGVELEFHPDAKARFLRLLPLRSISRFWGSLTSMELPIWMRPYVYKAWARAFHSNLEEVQLPLEEYASLKDFFVRMLKEGSRPIDSDPYCLASPVDGTVMRFGQLTGPGAMIEQVKGFSYSASSLIGTNSLLPMLPAEDIDQENAEECIERVEKRKSWWRVSLASPKVRNTSSIVPMKGLFYCVIYLNPGDYHRIHSPVDWNIIVRRHFKGNLFPVNERAARTIRNLYVENERVVLEGQWREGYMAMAAVGATNIGSIELFIEPRLRTNHPHKKLLHSEPPDERLYEPEGMGLTLKKGDELAAFNMGSTVVLVFQAPNSQYSTNRDGSSDFKFCIKRGDRIRMGEALGRWHDERQSRNQN